The Streptomyces sp. NBC_00483 genome contains the following window.
GGCTCGACGTGACGGTGCGGCGCTACGACGAGAAGGGCCTGCGGGAGGCGGTGCTCGCACACGAGGGCCCGGTCGTGCTGGGCCCCGGCCCCGGCAACCCCTCCGACCTGACCGACCCGAAGATGCGCTTCCTGCGCTCACTGACCGCCGACGTGATCCGCACGCACGAGCACGGCGTGCTCGGCGTCTGCCTCGGGCACGAGCTGATCGCGGCGGAGCTGGGCCTGGAGATCGTCCGCAAGGAGGTGCCGTACCAGGGCGCGCAGACCGACGTCGAGGTGTTCGGGCGGACCGAGAAGGTCGGGTTCTACAACAGCTTCGTGGCGTCCTGCGACGACGCGGCGGCGACCGAACTGGCGGCGCACGGCGTGGAGATCAGCCGGGACCGGGCGACGGGTGAGGTGCACGCGCTGCGCGGGCCCTCCTTCGGGGGCGTCCAGTTCCACCCGGAGTCGGTGCTTTCGCTGCGCGGCGCAGGGATCGTACGGGAGCTGCTGGCTCAGCTGGTCGACGGCGCCTCTGCGGGGACCAGCACGTTCTCGGAGCGGCGCCCGGCCTGATAGTCGAGGACGTTCTGCACCGTGGTCTCGATGATCTGTCCGACCGCGTCCACGGTGTAGTACGCCTGGTGGGACGTGACCAGGACGTTCGGGAACGTGACGAGGCGGGCCAGGGTGTCGTCCTCGACGACGTCGAGGGACTTGTCGAGGAAGAACAGGCCCGCCTCGGCCTCGTACACGTCGAGGCCGACGCCCGCGAAGCGGCCCTCGCGGAGCTCCGTGACCAGGGCCTTCGTGTCGATGAGGCCGCCGCGGCTGGAGTTGATCAGGATCGCGTCGTCCTTCATGGCGCGCAGCGCGGCGGCGTCCACGATGTGCTCGGTGGCGGGCAGCAGCGGTACGTGCAGGCTGACGACGTCGGCCTCGGCGAACAGCTGCTCCTTGTCGACGTACTTCATGCCGAGGGCCGTGCAGTTCGGGTTCTCGGCGACGTCCCAGCCGAGCAGGTTCATGCCGAAGCCGTGCGCGATCCTGGTGAAGGCCTCGCCGATCTTTCCGGTGCCGAGCACGCCGACGGTGCGGCCCCGCAGATCGCGGCCCATCAGCCCGTCGAGGCGGAAGTCGAAGTCGCGGGTGCGGGTGCTGGCGCGGACGATGCGGCGGTTGACGGCCATCGCGAGGGTCCAGGCGAACTCGGCGACCGAGTACGGCGAGTAGTACGAGACGCGGGACACGGTCAGGCCGAGCCGCTCGGCGACCTGTAGGTCGATGTTGTTGAAGCCCGTGGAGCGCTGGGCGATCAGCTGCGTGCCGCCGGCCGCGAGGGTCTGCAGCACGCGGTGGTTGAGGGTGGCGTTGACGCTGGTGGAGACGATCTCGTAGCCGGCCGCGATCGGTGCGGTGTCCTCGTTGAGGAAGACGTCGAGGCAGCGGACGTCGTGGTGCCCTTCGAAGGCCTTCTCGATCAGAGGCTTTTCGTCGGATTGCACGCCGAATGCGAGGATCTCCATAGAGGGAGTGTATGTACGGCCTTTCCGTACGGCACACGGAGCCGTGGATCGGTTGCGCAGTTCCCCGCGCCCCTGAAGACGCCTACCCGAAGAACACGCCGACCTCTTCGTACAGAGCGGGATCCACTGTCTTGAGGCGGGCCGTCGCGTCCGCGATAGGCACCCGCACGATGTCCGTCCCCCGCAGCGCCACCATCTTCCCGAAGTCCCCGTCCCGCACCGCCTCGATCGCGTGCAGCCCGAACCGCGTGGCCAGCCAGCGGTCGAACGCGGACGGCGTGCCGCCCCGCTGCACATGGCCGAGGACCGTCGTCCGCGCCTCCTTGCCCGTCCGCTTCTCGATCTGTTTCGCCAGCCACTCCCCCACGCCGGAGAGGCGCACGTGCCCGAAGGAGTCCAGGGACTCGTCCTTCAGCACCATGTCGCCGTCGCGCGGCATCGCCCCCTCGGCGACGACCACGATCGGGGCGTACGAGGAGCGGAAGCGGGAGGTGACCCAGGAGCAGACCTGCTCGACGTCGAAGCGCTGCTCGGGGATGAGGATGACGTTGGCCCCACCGGCGAGGCCGGAGTGCAGCGCGATCCAGCCCGCGTGCCGGCCCATGACCTCGACGACGAGGACCCGCATATGGGACTCGGCGGTGGTGTGCAGCCGGTCGATGGCCTCCGTGGCGATGCCGACGGCCGTGTTGAAACCGAAGGTGTAGTCCGTACCCGAGAGGTCGTTGTCGATGGTCTTCGGTACGCCGACGACCTTGATGCCGTACTCGTCCGCGAGCCGGGCCGCGACGCCGAGGGTGTCCTCGCCGCCGATCACGATGAGGGCCCCGACCTCCTGCTTGGCGAGGTTCTCCTTGACGCGGCGGATGCCGTCCTCCGCCTGGAGGGGGTTGGTCCGCGAGGAGCCGAGCACGGTGCCGCCGCGGGGCAGGATGCCGCGCACCGCGGGGATGTCGAGAGGGACGGTGTCGTTCTCCAGGGGGCCGCGCCAGCCGTCCCGGAACCCTACGAAGTCGTAGTCGTACTCCTGCACACCCTTGCGCACGATGCCCCGGATGACAGCGTTCAGTCCGGGGCAGTCACCGCCTCCGGTCAGCACTCCGACCCTCATGGCGTAACTCCCTTGTCACGGCGAGTGGTTGGGGCCACTCTCCCGCGCGGGGTCAGTCGTCGTCCAGACCTCGCTCGATCGCGTACCGGACGAGTTCCACGCGGTTGTGCAGCTGGAGTTTGCCGAGGGTGTTCTGCACGTGGTTCTGGACCGTGCGGTGCGAGATGACCAGTCGCTCGGCGATCTGCTTGTAGCTCAGGCCCTTCGCGACGAGGCGCAGCACCTCGGTCTCCCGGTCCGTGAGCTGCGGGGCGGCGCCCGACTCGTCGGCGTCACCGGCCGGGGACGGGTCCGATGCGAGCCGCCGGTACTCACCGAGGACGAGGCCCGCGAGGCCCGGCGTGAACACGGGGTCGCCGACGGCGGTGCGCCCCACCGCGTCGATCAGTTCGTCCGTGGAGGCCGACTTGAGCAGATAGCCGGTGGCACCGGACTTCACCGCCTCCAGTACGTCGGCGTGCTCACCGCTCGCGGACAGCACGAGGACGCGCAGGCGGGGGTCGGCGCCGACGAGTTCCTTGCAGACCTGGACGCCGGGCTTGGCCGGCAGGTTCAGGTCGAGGACGAGGACGTCGGGCCCCGCGGCCTGCGCGCGGCGCACCGCCTGCTCGCCGTCGCCCGCCGTGGCGACGACCTCGAAGCCGGCCGCGCCCAGGTCGCGGGCGACGGCGTCGCGCCACATCGGGTGGTCGTCGACCACCATGACCTTGATGGATCCGTTCGGTTCGCTCATCTCTCCGGTCCTGCCTTCCCCCGTGGCCCGTACGGGCCGCTTTCGCTACTTCTTCGGTACGCGCAGTTCGACCTCGGTGCCCTGGCCGGGGACCGAGATCAGCTCGGCGGTGCCGCCGATGTCGCGCAGCCGGCCCCGGATCGACAGGGCGACGCCGAGCCGGCCCTCGCCCTCGGCCTGCGCGAGGCGGCCCTCCGGGATGCCGGGGCCGTCGTCCCGCACCGTCACGATCACCGCGTCCGACTCGTCCTCGACGAGGATCCACGCGCTGGCGTCCGCGCCCGCGTGCAGACGCACATTGTCCAGGGCGGCACTGACGGCGGCGGCCAGTTCGCGGGCCGCGGCGGGCCGCATCGGCACCGGGGCGCCCGGCTCCGAGAAAGTGATGCGTCCACCGGCGTGCCCGGCAAGGAGGGGGCGCAGATCGCGCGGGCCCGCGCCCTCGTCCTCGGCCGGTTCCGCCGGCTCCACCACAGTGCGTACGACGGCGCCGGCCTCCGCGTCCTCGGACGCACGCGAGGCGGGTACGAGGCCCCCGGCGACCAGCGTGCGCAGCGCGACCTCCTGCTCGCCCGCCATCCGGCCGAGCTCCGCCGCCTCACCGCCCAGGGCGGTGCCGCGGCGCTGCACCATCGCGAGGACCTGCAGCACGCTGTCGTGGATGTCGCGGGCGAGGCGCTCCCGCTCGCGCGTCGTCGCCTCGATCTCCAGGGCGCGGGCGAGGGTGCGCTCGGAGGCGCGGGCCACCTCCACGACGTAGCCGATCGCGATGGAGGCGATGCAGACCAGAAGGACGCTGTGGATGAGGCCGCGGGTGATGTCGCCGCGCTGCAGCACATTGGCGACGCCGATGAGCAGGGACGCTCCGGCTGCCCACCGCCAGCCGCCCTTGAGCGCCCAGGCGAGGACGGCGCCCGCCGTCCAGATCGACGGCAGCGTGGAGCCCCCGGTGACGGCCCGCTCGTGCCCGGCGACCGGCGAGAGCAGGATGCCGGCGACGGCGATCGTCAGGTCGGCGGTGAGGAACCGCTTGGTGCAGCGCCGGGCGCCCGACACCTGCGGCAGCGTCGCCAGCGTCCACACCGCGAGGACCGCGAAGTAGCCGGCGCCGACCCACGGGCGCTCGTACACCTCGTACGAGGAGGCGAACAGCCCGATCGCGTAGACGAGGGTCAGCAGGCGGTACCCGGTGAGCGCGCGCCACAGCGGCTGCTCGACCGACATCCGCACGACCCGCTCGCGCCCGACCGCGTTCCCCATGTCCCCTGTCCCCCCGTTGGCACTTCCGGGTACTTCTGCTCCTGCGCCCTCCTTGGGACGACGCGGCTAGGAGCCGTCCCGTTCCTTCTCCAACGCCTTCTTCGCCGCTTCCCTCTCGGCCTTGGCCGCCTTCTCCGCGTCCGCGATCTGCCGCTTGGCGGCCGTCGCGTACACGTCGACGTACTCCTGGCCGGAAAGCTTCATGATCTCGTACATGACCTCGTCGGTGACAGCCCTCAGGACGAAGCGGTCGCTCTCCATGCCGTGATAGCGGCTGAAGTCGAGGGGCTTGCCGATGCGGATGCCCGGGCGCATCAGTTTGGGCATCACCTTGCCGGGAGGCTGGATCTTCTCCGTGTCGATCATGGCGACGGGGATGACGGGGGCGCCGGTGGACAGTGCCACGCGCGCGAGGCCGCCCGGCTTGCCCCTGTAGAGGCGGCCGTCGGGGGAACGCGTCCCCTCCGGGTAGATGCCGAACAGCTCGCCGCGCTCCAGGACCTCGATGCCGCTCTTGATGGCGGCCTCGCCGGCGCCCCGCGAACCGGAGCGGTCCACGGGCAGCTGGCCGACGCCCTTGAAGAAGGCGGCCGTCATCTTTCCCTTGACCCCGGGGGTGGTGAAGTACTCGGCCTTCGCGATGAAGGTGACCTTGCGGTCGAGGACGGCGGGAAGGAAGAACGAGTCGGAGAACGAGAGGTGATTGCTGGCGAGAATCGCGGGGCCCTCGGCGGGGATGTTCTCGAGGCCCTCCACCCACGGCCGGAAACCGAGCTTCAGCGGCCCTCCGATGGCCACCTTCATTGCGCCGTAGATCAACCCACTGCCTTCCCTCGTGCCCGGACCTCGTACCGGGACCAGTCCGAGGATCCGACCTTAACCCGCGGGGCCGCCCCGGGGCCCGACGACCCTGGCCGACCTGCTTGCCCGGCCGGGGGTCCGGGGGTTGTCCCCCGGGAAGACACAGCACCCGCGGGGCCGCCCCGGGGCCCGACGACCCTGGTCGGTGTCAGTCCGGTCGCGTACCGTGAGGTTCACGTCGCTGTTGCTCGTCAGCTCGTTCCCCTGCACGTCCGTCCACCGTTTCTCTGCCATGAACAGGAGACCGAAGGTGCCGGTCCTTCCTGGAGCCGAGCCGTACCGCCACGACGGTGGCGAGGTCGGCGTCCTCCTCTGTCACGGATTCACCGGATCGCCCCAGTCGCTGCGGCCCTGGGCCGAGTACCTCGCCGAGCGCGGGCTGACCGTCTCGCTCCCGCTGCTGCCGGGCCACGGCACGCGCTGGGAGGACCTGTCCGTCACCGCCTGGCAGGACTGGTACGCGGAGGTGGACCGCGCCCTGCGCGAGCTCACCGACCGCTGCTCCCACGTCTTCGTGTGCGGCCTGTCGATGGGAGGCGCGCTCGCCCTGCGCCTCGCGGCCAAGCACGGGGACCGGATCGCGGGCCTCGTCCTGGTGAACCCGGGCAACAAGGTGCACGGCCTGTCCGCGTACGCGCTCCCGGTCGCCCGGCACTTCGTGAGCACGGTCAAGGGCATCACCAGCGACATCGCCAAGGAGGGCGCGGACGAGGTCGGCTACCCCCGGGTTCCGCTGCACGCGGCGCACCAGCTGCGCATCTTCTTCCGGATCGTGGACCGTGAACTGCCGCAGGTGACGCAGCCCCTGGTGGTGCTGCACAGCGTGCACGACCATGTGGTGCCGCCCGCCGACTCGGCGCGGGTGCTCGGCCGCGTCTCGTCCACGGACGTCACGGAGATCCTGCTGGAACAGAGCTACCACGTGGCGACGTTGGACCATGACGCGGACCGGATCTTCGAGGAGAGCTACGCGTTCTTCGACCGGCTCGCTCCCGAAGTCGGCAAGATCCCCAGCGAGGGCGTGGAAGGGACGAGCACCGGTGACTGAGCAGGAGCGGGGCGGGTCCGAGCGGCCGGACAGCTCGGAGCCGCACGACCAGGAGGAGACCGGCGGGCAGTCGCGCGATCCCCTGCTGCCGAGCGACGAGGACGCGGCGTGGGCGGCGATCGTCGCCGGTTACGGGGAGGAGCCGCCGGACCCGCCGGGCGCCAAGCCGTTCAAGTCGGTGGAGGACCTGGCGCTGCTCGAACCGGAGACCAACGATGCGCCGAAGCGGCCGTCGGACGCGCGGCGGAGCACCACGGAGAAGGACGCCCCGGACCAGGACCGCGGTCAGGACCGGGACCAGACCCAGTCCCAGGACCAGGACCCGGATCGGGGCAAGCAGGGCCCGCTCGGCTCCTCGGTCTCCTTTGCGCCGGGCATCGCCTCCACTCCAGGACCGCGCGACCACGCGCCGCCCGCGCCCTCGGACGACGACTTCGGCGGCGCCGACGAGGGCCACTTCGTCCCGCCCGAGCCGCCCCCGCTGCCGGAGGGCGACGTCACGGCCAGGTTCGCCTGGCTCGCGGTGGTCGGCGGCCCGATCCTGCTGCTCCTCGCGGTGCTGCTGGGCTGGGACATGACGTGGTGGCTGGCGACACTGTGCATCGGCGGCTTCCTCGGCGGCTTCGGCACGCTCGTCGCCCGGATGTCACCGGGCGACGACGAGGACGGCGACGACCCGGGCCGCGGCGCCGTGGTCTAGAACGTGATCTAGGACTACGTGGCGGGAACGCGGAGGGCGGCGAGCACCGGCAGATGGTCGGTGGCCGCCCTCAGCTCGTCCCGGTCCAGGAAGTCCGGCACCCCGCACCCCAGCACCTCGATGCCCTTGGTGGCGAGGATCGCGTCGATACGCTGATGGGGATCGGCCGGCGTCGAGGTGTACTCGCCGCCCCAGGGCCGGGTCGCCCAGGCGTCGTTCAGGGTGCGCGCGAGGCGCCGGAAGGTGCGCCCGCCGGGCCGCTCGTTGAGATCGCCGCCCACGACGGCGTGCTCCACCCCCATACCGGCGACCCGGTCGAGGAGCATCCCGCCCTGCGCGTACCGCTCGTCCTTCTGCAGGCTCAGATGGCAGCTGACGACACCGAGCCGCGCGTCCCCGAACCGCACGACGGCGGTCGCGAAGCCGCGCCGGTGCAGTCCCGGCGTGAGCGGCAGCAGTACGTCCTCGGTGCGCTCGACGGTGGCGCGCAGCGAGCAGAGCAGCGCGGGCCCTGCGGCGCTGCCGCCCCCGGAGAGGATCACCAGGTCGGCCGCGCGGGCGAGCCGGGCGAGCTGCTTGCGCCAGCGGAAGAACCGGGGCGCCTCCTGGATCAGTACGAGGTCCGGGGCGCAGGCCTTCATCACGCGGGCGAGGGCGACGGGGCTGTCGCGCATCGAGCGGATGTTGTAGCTGAGGACGCGAATGACGGCCGAACCGTCCGCTTCCGTACGGGACTTGGGAAGTTCGGTGCGTTCTTCGGGGAGCGAGCCGGAGTCCATGAAGATCAAGATACGCCGGTGCCCGCCGCCCCCACGGGGAACGACGGGCACCAGGTGCGCATGTACGTCACATGACGGGGTCGGGCTCCCGCGCCAGGTCGGCGGCGCCGACCATGCCCGCCTTATTGCCCAGCTCGGCCGCGATCACGTCGGCCACGGGCCGCCAGTTGCCGCCGACCAGCCACCGCTTGTACGACTTGCGGATCGGGTCGAGGACCAGCTCGCCCTCGTCCGAGAGGCCGCCGCCGACGATGAACGCCGACGGGTCGAACAGCGAGGCCAGGTCGGCCAGGCCCGCGCCGGCCCAGCGGGCCAGCTCGCGGTACGAGTCGACGGCCACCGGGTCGCCCTCACGGGCGGCCGAGGAGATGTGCTTGCCCTCGATGCCCTCGGGGCTGCCGTCGCCGAGCGAGAGCAGGTACGAGGCGTTCTCCGGCGTCGCGTTCGCCCGCTGCTTCGCGTAGCGGACGAGCGCGCGGCCCGACGCGTACTGCTCCCAGCAGCCCTGCGAGCCGCAGCCGCACAGCAGGCCGTCCGGCACCATGCGGATGTGGCCGAACTCGGCAGCCACGCCGAAGTGACCGCGGCGCAGCTTGTTGCCGATGATGACGCCGCCGCCGAGGCCGGTGCCGAGGGTGATGCAGATGACGTTGCGATGGCCCTTGCCCGCGCCGAACTTGTACTCGCCCCAGGCGGCCGCGTTCGCGTCGTTCTCGACGATCACGGGCAGCTTGACGCGCGCTTCGACCTTCTCCTTCAGCGGTTCCTGACGCCAGTCGATGTTCGGCGCGAAGTACACGGTGGAGCGCTGACGGTTGACGTAGCCGGCCGCACCGATGCCCACGCCCACGATCTCGTGCCCGGCCCTGGCACCTTCCACGGCCGAGGCGATCGCGTCGACGATCCCGTCAGGCGT
Protein-coding sequences here:
- a CDS encoding 2-hydroxyacid dehydrogenase gives rise to the protein MEILAFGVQSDEKPLIEKAFEGHHDVRCLDVFLNEDTAPIAAGYEIVSTSVNATLNHRVLQTLAAGGTQLIAQRSTGFNNIDLQVAERLGLTVSRVSYYSPYSVAEFAWTLAMAVNRRIVRASTRTRDFDFRLDGLMGRDLRGRTVGVLGTGKIGEAFTRIAHGFGMNLLGWDVAENPNCTALGMKYVDKEQLFAEADVVSLHVPLLPATEHIVDAAALRAMKDDAILINSSRGGLIDTKALVTELREGRFAGVGLDVYEAEAGLFFLDKSLDVVEDDTLARLVTFPNVLVTSHQAYYTVDAVGQIIETTVQNVLDYQAGRRSENVLVPAEAPSTS
- a CDS encoding 6-phosphofructokinase → MRVGVLTGGGDCPGLNAVIRGIVRKGVQEYDYDFVGFRDGWRGPLENDTVPLDIPAVRGILPRGGTVLGSSRTNPLQAEDGIRRVKENLAKQEVGALIVIGGEDTLGVAARLADEYGIKVVGVPKTIDNDLSGTDYTFGFNTAVGIATEAIDRLHTTAESHMRVLVVEVMGRHAGWIALHSGLAGGANVILIPEQRFDVEQVCSWVTSRFRSSYAPIVVVAEGAMPRDGDMVLKDESLDSFGHVRLSGVGEWLAKQIEKRTGKEARTTVLGHVQRGGTPSAFDRWLATRFGLHAIEAVRDGDFGKMVALRGTDIVRVPIADATARLKTVDPALYEEVGVFFG
- a CDS encoding response regulator; this encodes MSEPNGSIKVMVVDDHPMWRDAVARDLGAAGFEVVATAGDGEQAVRRAQAAGPDVLVLDLNLPAKPGVQVCKELVGADPRLRVLVLSASGEHADVLEAVKSGATGYLLKSASTDELIDAVGRTAVGDPVFTPGLAGLVLGEYRRLASDPSPAGDADESGAAPQLTDRETEVLRLVAKGLSYKQIAERLVISHRTVQNHVQNTLGKLQLHNRVELVRYAIERGLDDD
- the macS gene encoding MacS family sensor histidine kinase, whose product is MGNAVGRERVVRMSVEQPLWRALTGYRLLTLVYAIGLFASSYEVYERPWVGAGYFAVLAVWTLATLPQVSGARRCTKRFLTADLTIAVAGILLSPVAGHERAVTGGSTLPSIWTAGAVLAWALKGGWRWAAGASLLIGVANVLQRGDITRGLIHSVLLVCIASIAIGYVVEVARASERTLARALEIEATTRERERLARDIHDSVLQVLAMVQRRGTALGGEAAELGRMAGEQEVALRTLVAGGLVPASRASEDAEAGAVVRTVVEPAEPAEDEGAGPRDLRPLLAGHAGGRITFSEPGAPVPMRPAAARELAAAVSAALDNVRLHAGADASAWILVEDESDAVIVTVRDDGPGIPEGRLAQAEGEGRLGVALSIRGRLRDIGGTAELISVPGQGTEVELRVPKK
- a CDS encoding lysophospholipid acyltransferase family protein; amino-acid sequence: MIYGAMKVAIGGPLKLGFRPWVEGLENIPAEGPAILASNHLSFSDSFFLPAVLDRKVTFIAKAEYFTTPGVKGKMTAAFFKGVGQLPVDRSGSRGAGEAAIKSGIEVLERGELFGIYPEGTRSPDGRLYRGKPGGLARVALSTGAPVIPVAMIDTEKIQPPGKVMPKLMRPGIRIGKPLDFSRYHGMESDRFVLRAVTDEVMYEIMKLSGQEYVDVYATAAKRQIADAEKAAKAEREAAKKALEKERDGS
- a CDS encoding alpha/beta hydrolase, coding for MPVLPGAEPYRHDGGEVGVLLCHGFTGSPQSLRPWAEYLAERGLTVSLPLLPGHGTRWEDLSVTAWQDWYAEVDRALRELTDRCSHVFVCGLSMGGALALRLAAKHGDRIAGLVLVNPGNKVHGLSAYALPVARHFVSTVKGITSDIAKEGADEVGYPRVPLHAAHQLRIFFRIVDRELPQVTQPLVVLHSVHDHVVPPADSARVLGRVSSTDVTEILLEQSYHVATLDHDADRIFEESYAFFDRLAPEVGKIPSEGVEGTSTGD
- a CDS encoding endonuclease/exonuclease/phosphatase family protein — its product is MDSGSLPEERTELPKSRTEADGSAVIRVLSYNIRSMRDSPVALARVMKACAPDLVLIQEAPRFFRWRKQLARLARAADLVILSGGGSAAGPALLCSLRATVERTEDVLLPLTPGLHRRGFATAVVRFGDARLGVVSCHLSLQKDERYAQGGMLLDRVAGMGVEHAVVGGDLNERPGGRTFRRLARTLNDAWATRPWGGEYTSTPADPHQRIDAILATKGIEVLGCGVPDFLDRDELRAATDHLPVLAALRVPAT
- a CDS encoding ROK family glucokinase, encoding MGLTIGVDIGGTKIAAGVVDEEGNILSTFKVPTPSTPDGIVDAIASAVEGARAGHEIVGVGIGAAGYVNRQRSTVYFAPNIDWRQEPLKEKVEARVKLPVIVENDANAAAWGEYKFGAGKGHRNVICITLGTGLGGGVIIGNKLRRGHFGVAAEFGHIRMVPDGLLCGCGSQGCWEQYASGRALVRYAKQRANATPENASYLLSLGDGSPEGIEGKHISSAAREGDPVAVDSYRELARWAGAGLADLASLFDPSAFIVGGGLSDEGELVLDPIRKSYKRWLVGGNWRPVADVIAAELGNKAGMVGAADLAREPDPVM